The Nitrospirales bacterium genome includes a window with the following:
- a CDS encoding type II toxin-antitoxin system RelE/ParE family toxin encodes MLSYDLTPAAEVDLEEIARYTTLEWGPEQATRYIDKLHECFQKIAKQRVTGKTFSKRFPNLFVTRCEHHYMFYLHVNQTKPVIIAVLHERMDMLARLKDRLD; translated from the coding sequence ATGCTTTCTTATGATTTAACGCCAGCTGCTGAGGTAGACCTTGAAGAGATTGCCCGTTACACGACGCTGGAATGGGGACCGGAACAAGCCACACGCTACATCGACAAACTCCACGAATGTTTTCAAAAGATTGCGAAACAGCGAGTCACAGGTAAAACATTTTCCAAGCGCTTTCCGAACCTATTCGTGACTCGTTGTGAACATCATTACATGTTTTATCTGCATGTGAATCAAACTAAGCCTGTCATCATTGCTGTACTACACGAACGCATGGATATGCTTGCCCGTCTTAAAGACCGTTTAGATTGA
- a CDS encoding S8 family serine peptidase, with translation MTPRQLINLHPLMEQTSGRPEVLVGLIDGPVMMPHPALTINNIRELAGAQTGTCTIPNSWACLHGTFVAGVLSATRESVAPALCPGCTLLLRPIFPEITQEHPTMPRTTPDNLAAAIWETVAAGARVINLSLALETHTSQGHYQLKDALDFAASRSTIVVSATGNQGTVGGSTLTQHPAVIPVAAYSQQGRPLNLSNIGASIGRNGLGAPGEEIVSLGAGNSSHMLTGTSAATPFVTGTIALLWSLFPAATTAQVKMAITSSTAPGRRTVVPPLLNANTARTRLQHLVERN, from the coding sequence ATGACTCCCCGACAACTCATCAATCTCCATCCACTGATGGAGCAAACCAGTGGCCGGCCTGAAGTCCTCGTCGGCCTCATCGACGGCCCGGTCATGATGCCGCATCCGGCATTGACCATAAACAACATCAGAGAACTAGCCGGCGCGCAAACAGGAACCTGTACGATTCCCAACAGCTGGGCCTGTCTTCATGGCACGTTTGTCGCCGGAGTACTCAGTGCGACGCGCGAATCCGTGGCACCGGCTCTCTGTCCAGGCTGCACGCTGCTTCTTCGACCCATTTTTCCGGAAATCACCCAGGAACATCCCACCATGCCACGCACCACGCCGGACAATCTGGCCGCCGCGATCTGGGAAACCGTTGCCGCGGGAGCTCGCGTGATCAACCTCAGCCTTGCCCTCGAGACGCACACATCACAGGGCCACTATCAACTAAAAGACGCACTCGATTTCGCGGCCAGCCGGAGCACGATCGTCGTCAGCGCGACCGGCAATCAAGGAACCGTCGGGGGAAGCACGCTGACGCAACATCCGGCGGTCATCCCAGTAGCCGCGTATAGCCAGCAGGGGCGGCCATTGAACCTGTCCAACATCGGAGCCTCAATCGGCAGAAACGGACTGGGAGCGCCAGGAGAAGAAATCGTGAGCCTCGGTGCAGGAAATTCGTCACACATGCTCACGGGAACCAGTGCGGCCACACCATTCGTCACGGGCACCATCGCTTTGCTCTGGTCGCTCTTCCCCGCCGCGACGACCGCGCAAGTCAAAATGGCTATCACGAGTTCCACCGCACCAGGACGAAGGACCGTCGTCCCACCGCTCCTGAATGCAAACACCGCAAGAACAAGACTGCAACACCTTGTAGAAAGGAATTAG